One segment of Metallosphaera cuprina Ar-4 DNA contains the following:
- a CDS encoding MFS transporter has translation MDWRIPFVTFMGTTTLWFSFFSIGILSIYLKGPLVLNSLFYVSAFSARPLGALFFGRLGDLLGRKVSINLVFFLLFLGDLLVVLRIYVVSPFLIGLALGGWSSFSVFLAESVDQMRGSWTSLVQLSVPAGLLLSLGVAITPLTLLFPSLMSALLSIISISLPEPTRFRTGLERHGVKALLKGVGIKAGESSNFYLFTSFSIPFLLKAGLRVGLFPILVLSVEELILMIPIGVLSDLVGKSKVMRGGTILMFSSVLVLIVSALLKDFALTMLSFLVFGLGDTLSYAPQAAYLAELYKPEHRVTMVGLAYQISALLSGGMTVLLTSLSLSLLGERMTFIALPLISLVFSMISMLSI, from the coding sequence ATGGATTGGAGGATCCCTTTTGTAACCTTCATGGGAACCACTACGTTATGGTTCTCCTTCTTTTCGATAGGTATACTATCCATATATCTTAAGGGACCTCTCGTCCTCAACTCTCTCTTCTACGTCTCAGCCTTCTCTGCCAGGCCCCTGGGAGCACTATTTTTTGGGAGGTTAGGGGACCTTCTGGGCAGGAAGGTGTCCATTAACTTGGTTTTCTTCTTACTGTTCTTGGGGGATCTCCTCGTCGTTTTAAGGATATACGTTGTCTCGCCCTTCCTAATAGGATTGGCCCTGGGAGGATGGTCCAGCTTTTCAGTTTTTCTTGCTGAGAGCGTAGATCAGATGAGAGGATCGTGGACTAGCTTAGTTCAGCTCTCCGTTCCAGCGGGACTCCTGCTCTCGCTAGGCGTGGCTATAACCCCTCTAACCCTTCTGTTTCCTTCTCTTATGTCAGCTTTGTTGTCAATCATTTCAATTTCCCTTCCAGAACCAACTAGGTTTAGGACTGGATTAGAAAGGCATGGAGTGAAAGCCCTGCTTAAGGGCGTGGGGATAAAGGCGGGAGAGAGCTCTAACTTTTACCTCTTCACGTCCTTCTCCATACCTTTCCTTTTAAAGGCTGGACTTAGGGTAGGTCTGTTTCCGATCTTAGTCCTAAGCGTTGAGGAGCTTATCCTTATGATCCCCATAGGAGTCCTCTCGGATCTTGTAGGGAAATCGAAGGTCATGAGGGGCGGAACGATTTTAATGTTCTCCTCCGTTCTCGTCCTTATCGTCTCTGCGCTGTTAAAGGACTTCGCTCTAACGATGTTGTCTTTCCTCGTCTTCGGCCTCGGAGATACCTTGAGTTACGCTCCTCAGGCGGCATACTTAGCTGAGCTTTACAAACCTGAGCACAGGGTGACCATGGTCGGTTTGGCTTATCAGATTTCAGCGCTTTTATCTGGAGGGATGACCGTTTTGTTGACGTCACTTTCTCTTTCTTTACTTGGGGAGAGAATGACGTTTATAGCGCTTCCCTTAATCTCCTTAGTCTTCTCTATGATATCAATGCTCTCCATATAG
- the hsp14 gene encoding archaeal heat shock protein Hsp14, producing the protein MEIILREISKQLNELTKEFYERVLPPADIYEQGNTLLVILDMPGFEKSDISIRLSSDGLLRVEGKRNVEQGGIKHLAQRPSRIYREIKLPVKVPKDAEVAGKYENGVLTLKIPIEGAAKVKIE; encoded by the coding sequence ATGGAGATCATTTTAAGAGAGATAAGCAAACAATTGAACGAGTTAACTAAAGAGTTTTACGAGAGGGTTCTCCCTCCAGCTGACATATACGAGCAAGGTAACACCCTGTTAGTTATTTTAGACATGCCTGGTTTTGAGAAGTCGGACATAAGTATAAGGCTCAGCTCTGATGGACTGTTGAGGGTTGAAGGTAAGAGGAACGTTGAGCAGGGAGGGATAAAACACCTGGCACAAAGGCCATCGAGGATCTATAGGGAGATAAAGCTTCCTGTCAAGGTACCTAAGGACGCCGAGGTTGCAGGGAAGTACGAAAACGGAGTTCTAACTTTGAAGATTCCCATAGAGGGAGCCGCTAAGGTAAAGATAGAGTGA
- a CDS encoding ABC1 kinase family protein — protein MSISRAITILRKMTPRVLKYRDFRKRILKGEKVPREELEEEARKFVDTMIELGPTFIKFGQVLSVRADVLPQEYMKELQRLQDEVPPAKFDEVKEVIFREAGDVIQEVDPRPLAAASLGQVHVGLSKDGRKVAIKVNRPGVEEILREDISVIKTFLPLTRLILDSSLVETLSMIFRQFSSRIFEELNYEREAFYTSKLREELEGFRVKIPRTVKATKRVLVMEYIKGYKITSQEALNKFDRKALAWRVFKTFVYPVLTSDYFHADPHPGNVAIDDEGYIILYDFGMAGFIDRETRIKLIRMYVTISRGDPLTLVNVLDQLGAIQPYADRKVLAKGFDLMIREMKGVPVDQLELEEFNRLASEAFFKFPLRLPEKIALYFRMSSVLEGTCRMIDPDFDFLPNLVRLVEEEGLMRLAIIDEVMDYVNYFTTQVKERMLRTPIQERRREKRWIGLPVVLASFPVYLFLGDVPSILVALLGITITLSLP, from the coding sequence GTGTCTATCTCTAGGGCAATAACGATATTAAGGAAGATGACTCCAAGGGTACTGAAGTACAGGGACTTTAGGAAAAGGATATTGAAAGGGGAGAAAGTACCGAGGGAGGAGTTAGAGGAGGAGGCAAGGAAGTTCGTAGATACCATGATAGAGTTAGGACCCACTTTCATTAAGTTTGGTCAAGTTCTCTCAGTGAGGGCGGACGTCTTGCCTCAGGAGTACATGAAGGAGCTTCAGAGGTTACAGGACGAGGTCCCCCCTGCTAAGTTCGATGAGGTAAAGGAAGTGATCTTCAGGGAGGCAGGGGACGTCATACAGGAGGTCGACCCGAGGCCGCTAGCCGCAGCTAGTTTAGGTCAGGTTCACGTAGGTTTGTCCAAGGATGGGAGGAAGGTGGCCATAAAGGTTAACAGACCCGGTGTGGAAGAGATATTAAGGGAGGACATTTCGGTCATCAAGACCTTCTTACCTTTGACAAGGTTGATTTTAGACTCCAGTTTGGTTGAAACCCTCTCGATGATCTTTAGGCAGTTCTCCTCACGTATCTTCGAGGAGCTCAACTACGAGAGGGAGGCGTTTTACACCTCGAAATTGAGAGAGGAACTAGAAGGGTTCAGAGTTAAGATACCTAGAACAGTTAAGGCTACAAAACGCGTGTTAGTCATGGAGTACATTAAGGGTTATAAGATCACCTCTCAGGAGGCATTGAACAAGTTCGATAGGAAGGCTCTAGCTTGGAGGGTATTCAAAACTTTCGTTTATCCCGTCCTAACTTCGGATTACTTTCACGCGGATCCTCATCCAGGAAACGTAGCTATAGACGATGAAGGGTACATAATTTTATACGATTTCGGCATGGCAGGTTTCATAGATAGGGAAACGAGGATTAAGCTGATAAGGATGTACGTTACGATAAGTAGGGGAGACCCCTTAACGCTGGTGAACGTTCTGGATCAGTTAGGAGCTATTCAGCCCTACGCGGACAGGAAGGTTTTAGCTAAGGGTTTCGACCTAATGATAAGGGAGATGAAGGGCGTCCCCGTTGATCAGTTGGAGTTGGAGGAGTTCAACAGGTTAGCTAGCGAGGCGTTCTTCAAGTTTCCGCTTAGGTTGCCTGAGAAGATCGCTCTCTACTTCAGAATGTCGTCCGTCTTAGAGGGGACGTGTAGGATGATAGATCCGGATTTTGACTTCCTACCAAACCTGGTGAGGTTGGTTGAGGAGGAGGGACTCATGAGGTTGGCCATCATCGATGAGGTTATGGATTACGTTAACTACTTCACCACACAAGTAAAGGAAAGGATGTTAAGGACTCCGATCCAAGAGAGGAGGAGAGAAAAGAGGTGGATTGGATTGCCGGTCGTATTGGCGTCCTTTCCTGTCTACCTGTTCTTAGGGGACGTTCCGTCCATTTTAGTCGCTCTACTAGGAATAACAATCACTCTATCTTTACCTTAG